A window of the Henckelia pumila isolate YLH828 chromosome 3, ASM3356847v2, whole genome shotgun sequence genome harbors these coding sequences:
- the LOC140892267 gene encoding uncharacterized protein, whose amino-acid sequence MENIDIFLYFGGHIIVDSGSIVYSIPYTRPMRVLRTITLSELVEAVHQILRIDPTTFTLKLSTKYSFMENSSWHEIQVNLVDDNALEFMMQSPNIRILHLYVEANQIDHHVGHVDQESDILHVTEGMDNMYLYPESGSWDQYIAGTSEPDPASWPESTRIWEQNYGEANWNSEIQNFVPRVDDPRSENEDVQISDTEPEMSYGESEEEDDDDVEDVNDDVHVNIHANTDEGTSSRPPPRQKLQRQDVPFFSTTSDMPSFFNTYFGEEIPDSIGVPHDMRTRYYNEERGELCVNMVFKDKKDLIASVKDYSVRVSRREYLVVESTRILWKIQCKNDSSTVRCRWGLRASFKEKTGYWKITRYGGPHTCISTNVGIDHHNLNSDMVAHTLLGIVRCDPSYEIKYIIESVKDKYGYQISYTKAWRSLKRAVEIVYGTWESSVQLLPKYMRALCKYNIGTIVDWKHLRNNEEIKTLNYCFWAFKPCTNGFQHCRKIISVDGTHLYTKYKHKMLIAVTLDANNQVLPLAFAIVDEETSDSWKWFLENVGRHVVCGENGVCLISDRHKGIVRAVEDLPYFKPPQGVHRFCLRHVCSNFNSRFKDVHLKDLCWEAGSQHQICKFDATMEAIKNKNILAHRYLDGISKEKWSMAHDGGWRRGVMTTNMSECLNSVLKGARRLPISAIVHLTLLRCVQYFIERVTKGQRMVQENQLWSDYARRKYEEWAKKSSEHRVVKYDVRSQTAQVATGGRPSRGQHMQVVRISTTDCSCGKWTIFGIPCSHAICTAKWHSLDPTTLVQSWYNISEYLATYEGRFEPLADERYWDRPTFELQHNPVRRERRRAGRDTTTRLRNEMDMPIARERQQRRTNRSIR is encoded by the exons ATGGAAAacattgatatatttttatattttggtgGTCATATTATTGTGGATAGTGGATCGATTGTGTATAGTATTCCTTATACTAGACCGATGCGAGTTCTACGTACCATTACTTTGTCCGAGTTGGTTGAAGCTGTGCATCAAATATTGAGGATTGATCCAACTACTTTTACCCTCAAATTGTCAACGAAATATTCTTTTATGGAAAATTCATCTTGGCATGAAATTCAAGTCAATCTTGTCGATGACAACGCTTTAGAGTTTATGATGCAATCTCCCAATATACGTATATTGCATTTGTACGTGGAAGCAAACCAAATTGACCATCACGTTGGTCATGTCGACCAAGAATCGGATATTTTACACGTCACCGAAGGAATGGACAACATGTATCTTTATCCTGAAAGTGGATCGTGGGATCAATATATCGCCGGCACATCAGAACCTGATCCTGCAAGTTGGCCGGAAAGTACACGTATTTGGGAACAAAATTATGGTGAAGCAAATTGGAATTCAGAAATTCAAAACTTTGTGCCACGTGTTGATGATCCTAGGAGTGAAAACGAAGATGTCCAGATAAGCGATACAGAGCCAGAGATGTCATACGGGGAgtctgaggaagaagatgatgacgatgttgaagATGTGAATGATGATGTACATGTGAATATCCATGCAAATACTGATGAGGGAACATCATCTCGTCCACCACCTCGTCAGAAATTACAGAGGCAAGATGTTCCTTTCTTTTCTACCACTTCTGATATGCCATCTTTTTTTAATACATATTTTGGAGAAgagattcctgattctattggcGTACCTCATGACATGCGGACAAGATACTATAATGAGGAGAGAGGAGAACTATGTGTAAACATGGTTTTCAAGGATAAAAAAGATCTGATTGCATCTGTGAAGGATTATTCGGTCAGAGTTTCTAGGCGTGAATATCTTGTTGTTGAGAGCACACGCATTTTGTGGAAAATTCAATGCAAAAATGATTCTTCCACCGTCAGATGTCGTTGGGGTCTTCGCGCATCTTTCAAGGAGAAAACAGGTTATTGGAAAATAACCAGATATGGTGGGCCTCATACATGTATATCAACCAACGTCGGCATAGATCATCACAACTTGAATAGTGATATGGTTGCACATACACTATTGGGAATTGTACGATGTGATCCTTCGTACgagattaaatatataatagagAGTGTGAAAGATAAATATGGATATCAAATCTCGTATACGAAGGCGTGGCGGAGTCTGAAACGTGCAGTGGAAATTGTTTATGGAACTTGGGAGAGCTCTGTTCAATTACTGCCAAAATATATGCGTGCTCTTTGCAAATACAATATTGGAACAATTGTCGACTGGAAGCATCTCAGAAACAATGAAGAAATAAAAACATTGAACTATTGTTTTTGGGCATTCAAGCCGTGTACTAATGGATTTCAACACTGTCGAAAAATCATTAGTGTCGATGGTACACATTTGTACACAAAGTACAAACACAAAATGTTGATCGCTGTCACTCTCGATGCTAACAATCAAGTTCTACCATTGGCTTTTGCAATTGTCGATGAAGAAACGTCTGATTCCTGGAAGTGGTTTTTGGAAAATGTTGGACGACATGTTGTATGTGGCGAAAATGGTGTGTGTCTAATATCTGATAGGCACAAGGGAATCGTGCGAGCCGTTGAAGATCTACCCTATTTCAAACCTCCACAAGGTGTGCATCGTTTTTGTTTGCGGCACGTGTGCTCAAATTTTAATTCCAGGTTCAAAGATGTGCATTTGAAAGATTTGTGCTGGGAAGCAGGTAGTCAACATCAAATTTGTAAATTTGATGCAACAATGGAGGCAATTaagaacaaaaatattttggcaCACAGATATTTGGATGGAATATCAAAGGAAAAATGGAGTATGGCCCATGACGGAGGTTGGCGTCGTGGAGTGATGACGACCAACATGTCCGAGTGCTTAAACAGTGTGTTAAAGGGAGCTCGTAGACTGCCTATATCTGCAATAGTACACTTGACCCTTCTGAGATGTGTCCAATACTTCATTGAACGTGTGACAAAAGGTCAACGTATGGTTCAAGAAAATCAATTGTGGTCGGATTATGCACGGCGAAAGTATGAGGAATGGGCAAAGAAATCTAGTGAACATCGTGTTGTTAAATATGATGTACGATCACAAACTGCTCAGGTTGCAACCGGAGGAAGGCCAAGTCGCGGCCAACACATGCAAGTGGTGAGAATATCAACAACAGATTGTTCATGTGGTAAATGGACAATTTTCGGCATCCCGTGTTCTCATGCTATTTGCACCGCTAAATGGCACTCGTTAGATCCCACGACACTTGTGCAGTCATGGTACAATATATCGGAGTACCTCGCAACGTATGAAGGAAGATTTGAACCTCTTGCAGATGAAAGATATTGGGATCGTCCTACCTTTGAGTTGCAACACAACCCAGTTAGACGTGAAAGAAGAAGAGCAGGTAGGGATACAACGACTCGACTAAGAAACGAGATGGACATGCCGATAGCGAGAGAGAGACAACAACGAAGAACTAACAG gAGTATCAGATGA
- the LOC140889749 gene encoding serine/threonine-protein phosphatase 7 long form homolog, producing the protein MGFYGVLLCGSRQYDNHLITALVERWRRETHTFHFRCGEATITLQDISIIWGLPIDGEPVIGIDVSRKVEEWQHICLDLLGFTPLTSHFKGGHLSMTALYEHCMAAHIDDNSPEIDVVKYTRCVALMIIGGIMVPDYQGGSVKLIFLQLLRDIERIRSYSWGSAVLAFLYRELCNATRIRKAIISGPLFILQVWAWSRITFVNPDINGLSLTVPQNEFEEDIPYAPYGARWSNVFSYTHSPTHAVRIIRDCFDRMTNAEFNWIVYNKKDVDVKAIISTYDNRIWRCVCPLICFDIVEMHRPNRVLRQFKMRQSIPRPALDNDNLHNVNRTGHRNTDWREYHKDAIILWNGKLSNVARGERYRRSSEVDDDYFPWYDRITVRFISPAVTGLGFRPYQPNLDIGRHSNIPQNFSVSSSDSQQSSSGFVPPRPSGEFYNAGPSGGFYNAGPSGGFDNAGPSSGLYNTGPFGGFYGAGPSGSYVDAGYHTPFCENIQSFTDLLNTGQRNILAPERNVPSPVIFPSYSDEQQERSEEIVDAPVVRRGQRRRRPPACGTGGHLYNCNCHEQ; encoded by the exons gttgtgtGGATCTCGGCAATATGATAATCATTTAATTACTGCTTTGGTTGAACGATGGCGACGTGAAACACATACCTTTCATTTTAGATGTGGTGAAGCAACCATCACTTTACAGGATATTTCCATTATTTGGGGTCTACCTATTGATGGTGAGCCTGTAATTGGTATAGATGTTTCACGCAAAGTTGAAGAGTGGCAGcatatatgtttggatttattggGATTTACGCCACTGACGTCGCATTTCAAAGGTGGTCACTTATCGATGACCGCTTTATATGAGCATTGCATGGCTGCACATATCGATGATAATAGTCCAGAAATAGATGTCGTAAAATATACCCGTTGTGTAGCATTAATGATTATTGGAGGAATCATGGTTCCAGATTATCAAGGAGGATCtgttaaattgatttttttgcaACTACTTCGGGATATTGAACGCATCAGATCTTATAGTTGGGGAAGTGCAGTTCTAGCATTCCTATATCGTGAGTTATGCAATGCAACACGGATAAGAAAAGCTATAATATCCGGGCCTCTATTTATCCTACAG GTATGGGCATGGAGCAGGATTACATTTGTTAATCCTGATATAAATGGATTATCTCTGACTGTGCCTCAAAATGAATTCGAGGAAGATATTCCATATGCTCCTTATGGTGCACG GTGGTCAAATGTGTTTAGTTACACTCATTCACCAACGCACGCTGTTAGAATTATAAGGGATTGCTTCGATCGTATGACTAATGCCGAG TTTAATTGGATAGTTTACAACAAGAAAGATGTTGATGTTAAAGCGATCATTAGTACATACGATAATAGAATCTGGAGATGTGTTTGTCCTCTGATTTGTTTTGATATTGTGGAGATGCATCGTCCTAATCGGGTCTTGAGGCAGTTCAAAATGCGACAATCTATTCCTAGGCCTGCACTTGACAACGATAACCTACACAATGTTAATAGAACAGGTCATCGCAACACTGATTGGAGAGAGTATCATAAAGATGCAATTATTCTTTGGAATGGAAAATTGAGTAATGTTGCCCGAGGAGAACGTTACAGAAGATCTAGCGAAGTCGATGATGATTACTTTCCATGGTATGATCGCATTACTGTACGATTTATATCGCCTGCAGTAACTGGGCTTGGTTTTAGGCCATATCAACCGAATTTAGATATTGGCAGACACAGTAATATTCCACAAAATTTTAGTGTGTCATCCTCTGATTCGCAGCAGTCATCATCAGGGTTTGTTCCTCCTCGTCCATCTGGTGAGTTCTACAACGCGGGTCCATCTGGTGGGTTCTACAACGCGGGTCCATCTGGTGGGTTCGACAACGCAGGGCCATCTAGTGGGTTGTACAATACCGGACCATTCGGTGGATTTTACGGTGCAGGACCATCTGGTTCATATGTTGATGCCGGTTATCATACTCCATTTTGTGAAAATATCCAAAGTTTTACAGATCTGCTTAATACTGGTCAACGCAATATTCTGGCTCCTGAAAGAAACGTTCCATCACCTGTAATATTCCCTAGTTATTCAGATGAGCAACAAGAGAGGAGTGAAGAAATTGTTGATGCTCCTGTTGTGCGTAGAGGACAACGTAGACGTAGACCACCTGCTTGTGGTACCGGTGGTCATTTGTATAACTGCAATTGTCATgaacaataa